One window of Triticum dicoccoides isolate Atlit2015 ecotype Zavitan chromosome 5A, WEW_v2.0, whole genome shotgun sequence genomic DNA carries:
- the LOC119299733 gene encoding L-type lectin-domain containing receptor kinase S.4-like yields MPLIPALFFFLLLLLATLAASQEFTYTGFGAARNGGAPNLTLNGVTELQPDGIMRLTNDTSRLKGHAFYPSPLRLLGPPGSGAKNNATAAAVSFSTAFAFAVVPEYPRLGGHGFAFVAAPDPRLPGALPSQYLGLVSADDDGNATNHVFAVEFDTVQDFEFADINDNHVGVDLNSLTSNASASAAPINLKSGDTVLAWVDYDGDRRLLNVSIATLAAPEKPAAPLISFHVDLSIVFREQMYVGFSASTGLLASSHYLMGWTFKLGGGAAAPLDLSSLPSLPRPKPDKKSRTTLILASVFSAFVALLVLAGAGAYAAYRIKNREVIEPWELDHGPHRYKYPELKRATRGFRDRELLGCGGFGKVYRGVLPGTPPTVVAVKRVSHDSRQGLREFVAEIASIGRLRHRNLVQLQGWCRRRGDLLLVYDFMPNGSLDMHLFGDGLRAVRLTWGVRYKILRNVASALLYLHEEWEHVVLHRDVKASNVLLDGDMAGRLGDFGLAKLYEHGANPATTRVVGTLGYLAPELTRTGKATTAADVFAFGALVLEVVAGRRPIEPRAGPEELVLAEWAWERYAAGEVEKVVDARLGGAFDAEEAAVAVKLGLWCSHPVPVARPTMREVARYLDSGDAADVPPPPPPPPPPPVCSGEVGYDDFVHSFPSSSFERPAAAGGGEPLSQTSVATFPFSPLSMRSSHVSV; encoded by the coding sequence ATGCCTCTCATCCCAGctctgttcttcttcctcctcctcctcctcgccacccTCGCCGCCTCCCAAGAATTCACCTACACCGGCTTCGGCGCTGCCCGCAACGGCGGCGCCCCGAACCTCACCCTGAACGGCGTCACGGAGCTCCAGCCGGACGGCATCATGCGCCTCACCAACGACACCTCCCGGCTCAAGGGCCACGCCTTCTACCCGTCCCCGCTCCGCCTCCTCGGCCCGCCCGGCTCCGGTGCCAAGAACAACGCCACCGCGGCGGCCGTGTCCTTCTCCACGGCGTTCGCGTTCGCCGTCGTGCCCGAGTACCCCAGGCTCGGCGGCCACGGCTTCGCCTTCGTGGCCGCCCCCGACCCGCGCCTCCCCGGGGCGCTGCCCAGCCAGTACCTGGGCCTCGTCAGCGCCGACGACGACGGCAACGCCACCAACCACGTCTTCGCCGTCGAGTTCGACACGGTGCAGGACTTCGAGTTCGCCGACATCAACGACAACCACGTCGGCGTCGACCTCAACAGCCTCACCTCCAACGCGTCCGCGTCCGCCGCGCCCATCAACCTCAAGTCCGGAGACACCGTCCTCGCCTGGGTCGACTACGATGGGGACCGGAGGCTCCTCAACGTCTCCATCGCGACCTTGGCGGCGCCCGAGAAGCCGGCGGCACCGCTCATATCCTTCCACGTCGACCTGTCCATCGTCTTCCGGGAGCAGATGTACGTCGGCTTCTCGGCTTCCACGGGGCTCCTTGCGAGCTCGCACTACCTCATGGGGTGGACCTTCAAGTTGGGCGGCGGCGCCGCGGCGCCCCTCGACCTGTCGTCCCTCCCGTCGCTGCCGAGGCCCAAGCCAGACAAGAAGAGCAGGACGACCCTGATCCTCGCGTCGGTGTTCTCGGCGTTTGTGGCGCTGTTGGTGCTCGCCGGCGCGGGCGCCTACGCGGCATACCGCATCAAGAACCGCGAGGTCATCGAGCCGTGGGAGCTGGACCACGGCCCGCACCGGTACAAGTACCCGGAGCTGAAGCGCGCCACGCGAGGGTTCCGCGACCGCGAGCTCCTCGGCTGCGGCGGCTTCGGCAAGGTGTACCGCGGCGTGCTCCCTGGCACGCCGCCCACCGTGGTCGCCGTGAAGCGCGTGTCCCACGATTCCAGGCAGGGGCTCCGGGAGTTCGTCGCCGAGATCGCGTCCATCGGCCGGCTCCGCCACCGCAACCTCGTGCAGCTACAGGGCTGGTGCCGCCGCCGCGGCGACCTCCTCCTGGTCTACGACTTCATGCCCAACGGCAGCCTGGACATGCACCTCTTCGGCGACGGCCTCCGGGCGGTGCGGCTGACGTGGGGCGTCCGGTACAAGATCCTCCGGAATGTGGCGTCGGCGCTGCTGTACCTGCACGAGGAGTGGGAGCACGTGGTCCTCCACCGTGACGTCAAGGCAAGCAACGTGCTCCTGGACGGCGACATGGCGGGGCGGCTCGGCGACTTCGGGCTGGCCAAGCTGTACGAGCACGGCGCGAACCCGGCCACGACGCGGGTGGTGGGCACGCTGGGGTACCTGGCGCCGGAGCTGACGCGGACGGGGAAGGCCACGACGGCGGCAGACGTGTTCGCGTTCGGGGCGCTGGTGCTGGAGGTGGTCGCCGGGCGGCGACCCATCGAGCCGCGGGCGGGGCCGGAGGAGCTGGTGCTGGCGGAGTGGGCGTGGGAGCGGTACGCGGCGGGGGAGGTGGAGAAGGTGGTGGACGCGAGGCTGGGCGGGGCGTTCGACGCGGAGGAGGCGGCCGTGGCGGTGAAGCTGGGGCTGTGGTGCTCGCACCCGGTGCCGGTGGCGCGGCCGACGATGAGGGAGGTGGCGAGGTACCTGGACAGCGGGGACGCTGCagacgtgccgccgccgccgccaccgcccccgccgccgccggtgtGCTCCGGCGAGGTTGGGTACGACGACTTCGTGCACTCGTTCCCGTCGTCGTCGTTCGAGAggccggcggcggccggcggaggggagccgctgTCGCAGACATCGGTGGCCACGTTCCCCTTCTCGCCGCTGTCCATGCGGTCATCCCACGTCAGCGTATGA
- the LOC119299241 gene encoding uncharacterized protein LOC119299241, whose product MISFFYVNLHRLHAPKIMELSATLKIDTTSPDVQSIGAPIWKSRFGEESDQLAKQVAGARDLVASTPCSKPEPSHKKRQAGVARRRPSSRGQSCRRGRAVPPDHQVVAAGRPCRKWSCIVAPCSHESRSFPHAAAATRRSRAPRSRPPPERNPTAAGTARALPGSTRRRRLGRKEVVGSRGLLGLGRPRAAHERDPFFPSLVGLVNCSSFCFSLISLLFLRRCGGRARRDDRRSAFDGRPRNNELGDQGFAEGGVIRSRLFLISR is encoded by the exons ATGATCAGTTTTTTCTATGTGAACCTGCACCGCCTCCACGCTCCTAAGATAATGGAGTTGTCTGCCACCCTTAAAATAGATACCACGTCGCCTG ATGTGCAATCAATCGGCGCCCCTATTTGGAAAAGCAGGTTTGGTGAGGAGAGCGACCAGCTAGCTAAGCA AGTCGCTGGAGCCCGCGACCTCGTTGCCTCCACGCCCTGCAGCAAGCCGGAGCCAAGCCACAAGAAGAGACAAGCCGGCGTCGCACGAAGGCGCCCATCCAGCAGAGGGCAGTCTTGCCGTCGCGGGAGAGCTGTGCCGCCCGACCATCAAGTCGTCGCAGCAGGACGCCCATGCAGGAAGTGGAGCTGCATCGTTGCCCCGTGCAGCCATGAATCGAGGAGCTTTCCCCATGCAGCCGCCGCCACACGCAGATCCAGAGCGCCGAGGAGCCGCCCTCCGCCAGAGAGAAATCCCACCGCCGCCGGCACCGCGCGGGCCTTGCCCGGCAGCACGCGCCGACGGCGGCTGGGGAGGAAGGAGGTGGTGGGGAGCCGAGGCCTGCTAGGGTTGGGGCGCCCCCGAGCGGCACATGAGCGAGATCCGTTTTTCCCGTCCTTGGTGGGTCTAGTTAACTGCTCCTCCTTCTGTTTCAGTCTCATCTCCCTTCTTTTCCTTCGACGATGTGGCGGCAGGGCAAGACGTGATGATCGGCGTTCGGCGTTTGACGGGAGGCCGCGCAACAACGAGCTG GGTGATCAGGGCTTTGCAGAAGGCGGCGTGATAAGGAGCAGGTTATTCCTGATCTCCCGATGA